A region from the Pithys albifrons albifrons isolate INPA30051 chromosome Z, PitAlb_v1, whole genome shotgun sequence genome encodes:
- the SLC46A2 gene encoding solute carrier family 46 member 2, with translation MHLPENSSLQEEAVTSSMVGMIAMRTWIEPVVATSQVASALYDTALLLVVKNYYNQTNGTTPSHALEDAQQKAVSNFYIIYNLVLGLSPLVSAYSLSKVGDRIHRKIPICFPLLGYLGSKTLLLLLILLGWPIEVMYGAAALNGLTGGFTTLWAGIMALGSLGSSESRRSLRLIIIELVYGLAGFLGSMASGYLFVGFSDHYREGTVLVCCSIACYAVCLLYSIFVLTVPKPGGSSPSKAKSAEVGSQLPTPTGAAAAVGSSQPSEGSSSTPVSPSKLTIILLFVAAILYDFAVVGAMNVLPLFLLKEPLSWNAVEIGYGNAAGYAIFITSFLGVFVFSRYLRDITMIIIGVVSFSTGILIMAFVQWTFLFYTARAAMLFALIPLPTIRSMLSKHVEGSSYGKVFVLLQLSLVTTGVVTSTVYNKIYQNTLNWYSGFCFILSFLVGCLSLLPLSFVAIKQHSTTGSLQILTE, from the exons ATGCATCTCCCTGAAAACAGCTCTCTCCAAGAAGAGGCAGTGACCAGCAGCATGGTGGGAATGATAGCAATGAGGACATGGATTGAGCCGGTAGTCGCAACCTCTCAAGTGGCCAGTGCCCTCTAcgacacagcactgctgctggtggtgaaGAACTACTACAACCAGACCAACGGCACCACTCCCTCCCATGCACTGGAAGATGCTCAGCAGAAGGCTGTCTCTAATTTTTATATCATCTACAACCTTGTTCTGGGCCTGAGCCCACTGGTGTCAGCATACAGCTTGTCCAAGGTGGGGGACAGGATACATCGGAAGATCCCCATCTGCTTCCCTCTTCTTGGTTACCTGGGCTCCAAAACACTTCTGCTCCTCTTGATCCTCCTGGGCTGGCCAATTGAGGTGATGTATGGGGCTGCTGCCCTCAATGGACTGACAGGGGGCTTCACCACACTTTGGGCAGGCATCATGGCTCTGGGATCCCTGGGGTCCTCCGAGAGCAGGAGGTCTCTGCGGCTCATCATTATTGAGCTGGTGTATGGCCTCGCTGGCTTTCTGGGAAGCATGGCATCTGGCTATCTCTTTGTTGGCTTCAGTGACCACTATCGAGAAGGCACTGTGCTGGTGTGCTGTAGCATTGCTTGCTATGCTGTCTGCCTCCTCTACAGTATTTTTGTCCTGACAGTCCCCAAGCCAGGAGGTTCCTCTCCATCCAAAGCCAAGAGTGCAGAAGTAGGTAGTCAGCTACCAACccccacaggagcagcagcagcagtcgGGAGTTCCCAACCTTcagagggcagcagctccactcCAGTATCCCCCTCAAAACTCACCATCATCCTGCTGTTTGTGGCAGCAATCCTCTATGACTTTGCCGTGGTTGGTGCAATGAATGTACTTCCACTGTTCTTGCTCAAGGAGCCTTTAAGCTGGAATGCTGTGGAGATCGGCtatggaaatgctgctgggtATGCAATCTTCATCACCAGCTTCCTAGGGGTATTTGTGTTCTCCAGATACCTCAGGGACATTACCATGATCATTATCGGAGTAGTATCGTTCAGCACCGGCATCCTCATCATGGCCTTCGTGCAGTGGACATTCCTGTTCTACACTG CACGTGCAGCGATGCTCTTTGCCCTCATTCCCTTACCAACCATCAGGTCCATGTTGTCCAAGCATGTTGAAGGATCATCCTATG GTAAGGTGtttgtcctgctgcagctgtcTTTAGTCACCACGGGAGTAGTGACATCTACAGTCTACAACAAGATCTATCAAAACACACTGAACTGGTACAGCGGCTTCTGCTTCATTTTGTCATTTCTAGTTGGCTGCCTGAGTCTCCTCCCCTTAAG CTTTGTGGCCATCAAACAACATTCAACCACTGGCTCCCTTCAGATTCTGACTGAGTGA